The following proteins are encoded in a genomic region of Sorangiineae bacterium MSr12523:
- the uvrA gene encoding excinuclease ABC subunit UvrA, whose translation MLPVVLRGARTHNLRNVDLTLSPGQLVAVTGRSGAGKSSLALDTLYAEGQRRFVESFSPYARQFLERLERPPIEQLDPIAATVAVDRRAPIKSSRSTLATMADLEPYFAGLFAREAVPTCPDCGVEAVATTPEQAARALVNKVGKARATVSYPIRAEDPEHFFELRENLVRDGYRRLMVGGTVRDIDEVRPSEATAPDIRVEVLLDRLMVRPEDQRRLQQAIELAWERGEGRAELRVEPTGELFPDAANGGSSHVPVVRGLSCPKCARAFEPARPALFSYNSPLGACEACRGFGRTIEIDWDKVIPDPRKSIEDGAIKAWAGSSAEWERGVLMKYCKQQRIPVDVAWEKLAVKQRSQVIEGEGTWNGGKYPGVRAWFKWLESRTYKMHVRVFLSRYRDYVACTSCSASRLNKTALAYQVGGLNLAGWHALSVGDALTRVRDIAVRDPQGKRLREELAARLGYLDAVGLGYLTLDRQARTLSGGEAQRAGLTTALGASLTGALFVLDEPTVGLHACDVPALARVMRRLSDAGNTVLVIEHDTEVVRACDRVLELGPGAGKEGGQILFDGTPSALSKRKDLPTGRALSGLSSAEPRRKLVATERLSIRNARANNLRDVSVDVPLGVLCVVTGPSGSGKSTLVEEILYRTIARNLGDSQVPRPGEHDGITGAEPIARACLVDQAPLGRTARGNAATYTKAWDRFRALFAATPEAKERDFTASHFSFNVGGDSTRSGRCEACSGEGYETVEMQFLADVTLLCAVCQGKRFRPEVLAVKYRGYDISQVLEMTVSEALRIFDPPSQRDYVLQRALEPVVRVGLGYLPLGQPLSMLSGGEAQRLKLARALTEPAQGTLFVIDEPSAGLHAEDTVSVIGALSSLVEEGASVVVVEHDLDVIRAADWVIDLGPGAGPYGGNIVAEGTPEDMATGDTKTGIALRERASRRPVPVPVPVPVPVPVVNAVTVERAHEHNLKSVSCKIPHGSLCVITGPSGSGKSSLAFDVVFAEGQRRFMETLTPYARQFLPMLPRPDVERVTGVPPSIALEQRLSRAGSNSTVATVTEVAHYLRLLYAKVGELHCPKCDAVVAAVSADELFSRLASEHGRGKHRVWAPAVRARKGTYKDLFTLASRSGITEAEVDGDLVTIDPPPKLAKAKEHTIDLLVHTGSLEALERKAFDLALSFGNGTIRVGDRIWSTTQSCSRCGTGVPELDPRWFSFNTKQGQCEACEGTGFTPVEYEDDVPDPCPTCEGTRLSAVPRRVRLQGETYPEFVGRDVATALAEARKWKFQGRDAEVARAPHAELLRRLAFVVDVGLGYLAMDRAAATLSGGEMQRLRLSAQLGSGLTGALYVLDEPTIGLHPRDTKNLLSNLRGLVDTGSTVVVVEHDAETIQAADHLIDLGPSGGRLGGHVVAEGPAPRVLADPRSPTGRALVETARVARPNRPAADRFIELTGARAHNLQGVDLRIPVGRMTVVAGVSGSGKSTLVRKVFYPALRRELGLVGDEPGTFSALKGAKHVRRALAVDQSPIGRTPRSVPATFLGIWDDIRRLYAGLPEAKVRGYTPGRFSFNAGKGGRCPACEGQGSIVAEMAFLPDVVSPCEACGGARFEPATLDIRYLGLTIGDVLHLSCEDAAGVFHAHPKIARPLSTLVELGVGYVQLGQGSNTLSGGEAQRLKLASELTAGMAHEPTVYVLDEPTTGLHLTDVRRLIATLERLVERGDTLVIIEHHPDMIACADWVVELGPEGGSGGGQIVFEGTPKQLAKAKTATGRYFAQEKKATKSRGEEGSLASP comes from the coding sequence ATGCTGCCGGTCGTTCTCCGTGGTGCGCGTACGCACAACCTTCGCAACGTCGATCTCACTCTTTCTCCGGGCCAACTCGTCGCCGTCACGGGTCGAAGCGGCGCAGGCAAGTCGTCGCTCGCGCTGGACACGCTGTATGCGGAAGGGCAGCGGCGCTTCGTGGAGAGCTTCAGCCCGTATGCGCGGCAATTCCTGGAGCGGCTCGAGCGACCGCCCATCGAGCAGCTCGATCCGATTGCCGCAACGGTGGCCGTGGACCGGCGAGCGCCGATCAAGTCGAGCCGTTCGACATTGGCCACGATGGCCGATCTCGAGCCGTACTTCGCGGGCCTGTTCGCGCGCGAGGCGGTTCCCACCTGCCCCGATTGCGGCGTGGAAGCCGTGGCCACGACGCCGGAGCAAGCCGCGCGCGCCCTGGTGAACAAGGTGGGCAAGGCCCGCGCAACGGTGAGCTATCCGATTCGCGCGGAGGATCCCGAGCATTTCTTCGAGCTGCGCGAGAACCTGGTCCGCGACGGATACCGCCGGCTCATGGTCGGCGGTACGGTGCGCGACATCGACGAGGTGCGCCCCAGCGAGGCCACGGCGCCCGACATTCGCGTCGAGGTGCTGCTCGATCGGCTGATGGTGCGCCCCGAGGACCAGCGGCGTTTGCAGCAAGCCATCGAGCTGGCCTGGGAACGCGGCGAAGGACGCGCGGAGTTGCGCGTCGAGCCGACGGGCGAGCTGTTCCCCGATGCAGCAAACGGCGGCTCTTCGCACGTGCCAGTGGTGCGCGGGCTCTCGTGTCCGAAGTGCGCGCGCGCGTTCGAGCCGGCACGGCCGGCGTTGTTTTCCTACAACTCGCCGCTGGGTGCGTGCGAGGCGTGCCGCGGATTCGGGCGCACCATCGAGATCGATTGGGACAAGGTCATCCCCGATCCGCGCAAGAGCATCGAGGACGGAGCCATCAAGGCTTGGGCCGGGTCGAGCGCGGAGTGGGAACGCGGCGTGCTGATGAAGTACTGCAAGCAGCAGCGCATCCCCGTCGATGTGGCCTGGGAGAAGCTCGCGGTGAAGCAGCGCTCGCAGGTCATCGAGGGCGAGGGCACATGGAACGGGGGGAAATACCCGGGCGTGCGCGCTTGGTTCAAATGGCTCGAGTCGCGCACGTACAAGATGCACGTGCGCGTCTTTCTATCGCGTTACCGCGACTACGTGGCCTGCACCTCGTGCAGCGCTTCGCGTCTCAACAAGACGGCGCTCGCGTACCAGGTGGGCGGTCTCAATTTGGCCGGGTGGCACGCGCTTTCGGTGGGCGACGCGCTCACGCGCGTGCGGGACATCGCGGTGCGCGATCCTCAGGGCAAACGGCTGCGTGAGGAGCTGGCGGCGCGCCTCGGTTACCTCGATGCCGTCGGCCTGGGGTACCTGACCTTGGATCGCCAGGCCCGTACCTTGAGCGGCGGCGAGGCGCAGCGCGCAGGGCTCACGACGGCGCTCGGCGCATCGCTGACGGGGGCCCTCTTCGTCTTGGACGAGCCTACGGTGGGCCTGCACGCGTGCGATGTGCCTGCGCTTGCACGCGTGATGCGTCGCCTGTCCGATGCGGGCAACACCGTGCTCGTGATCGAGCACGACACCGAGGTGGTGCGCGCCTGCGATCGCGTGCTGGAACTGGGTCCTGGCGCCGGCAAAGAGGGCGGGCAGATCCTCTTCGACGGAACGCCCTCGGCCTTGAGCAAGCGCAAGGACTTGCCCACGGGCCGGGCGTTGTCGGGGCTTTCGAGCGCCGAGCCGCGAAGGAAGCTCGTGGCCACGGAGCGGCTTTCCATCCGAAACGCCCGCGCGAACAACCTCCGCGACGTCAGCGTCGACGTCCCCCTTGGGGTCCTCTGCGTCGTCACCGGCCCGAGCGGCTCCGGCAAGAGCACCCTCGTCGAGGAGATCCTCTACCGCACCATCGCGCGCAACCTCGGCGACTCGCAGGTCCCCCGCCCCGGTGAGCACGATGGCATCACCGGCGCCGAGCCCATCGCGCGCGCCTGCCTCGTCGACCAGGCGCCGCTCGGCCGCACCGCGCGCGGGAACGCGGCCACGTACACGAAGGCGTGGGATCGCTTCCGCGCCTTGTTCGCCGCCACCCCGGAGGCGAAGGAGCGCGACTTCACCGCGTCGCATTTCTCCTTCAACGTGGGCGGCGACAGCACGCGGTCGGGACGCTGCGAGGCTTGCTCCGGCGAAGGCTACGAAACGGTGGAGATGCAGTTCCTCGCCGACGTCACGCTTCTCTGCGCCGTCTGCCAGGGTAAGCGATTCCGCCCCGAGGTGCTCGCCGTCAAGTACCGTGGCTACGACATCAGCCAGGTGCTCGAGATGACCGTCTCCGAAGCGCTGCGCATCTTCGACCCGCCGTCGCAGCGCGACTACGTCTTGCAGCGCGCCCTCGAGCCGGTGGTGCGCGTGGGCCTCGGGTATCTCCCACTCGGGCAGCCGCTCTCGATGCTCTCCGGCGGCGAGGCACAACGCCTCAAGCTCGCACGCGCGCTCACCGAGCCCGCGCAGGGTACCCTCTTCGTCATCGACGAGCCCAGCGCGGGCCTCCACGCCGAGGACACCGTGTCGGTCATCGGCGCGCTTTCGTCGCTGGTCGAGGAAGGCGCGAGTGTCGTGGTCGTGGAGCACGATCTCGACGTCATCCGCGCGGCCGATTGGGTCATCGATTTGGGCCCCGGCGCCGGTCCATATGGCGGCAACATCGTCGCCGAGGGCACGCCCGAGGACATGGCCACGGGCGACACCAAGACGGGCATCGCCCTGCGCGAACGCGCCTCGCGCCGTCCCGTGCCCGTGCCCGTGCCCGTGCCCGTGCCCGTGCCCGTCGTGAATGCGGTGACCGTGGAGCGCGCGCACGAGCACAACCTCAAGTCCGTCTCGTGCAAGATTCCGCACGGCTCGCTCTGCGTCATCACGGGCCCGAGCGGCTCGGGCAAGTCCTCCTTGGCGTTCGACGTCGTGTTCGCCGAGGGTCAGCGACGCTTCATGGAGACGCTCACGCCGTACGCGCGTCAGTTTCTCCCCATGCTGCCGCGTCCCGACGTGGAGCGCGTGACGGGTGTCCCGCCGTCCATCGCACTCGAACAGCGGCTCTCGCGCGCCGGATCCAACTCCACGGTGGCCACCGTCACCGAGGTCGCGCACTACCTCCGCTTGCTCTACGCCAAGGTCGGTGAACTTCACTGCCCCAAGTGCGACGCCGTCGTTGCCGCCGTTTCCGCCGACGAGCTCTTCTCGCGCCTCGCCTCGGAGCACGGCCGTGGAAAGCACCGCGTTTGGGCCCCCGCCGTGCGCGCACGAAAGGGCACGTACAAGGATCTCTTCACCCTGGCCTCGCGCTCGGGCATCACCGAGGCGGAGGTCGACGGCGATCTCGTGACCATCGATCCGCCGCCGAAGCTCGCCAAGGCCAAGGAGCACACCATCGATCTTCTCGTGCACACGGGAAGCCTCGAGGCCCTCGAGCGAAAAGCCTTCGACCTGGCGCTCTCCTTTGGCAACGGCACGATCCGCGTGGGCGACCGCATTTGGTCCACCACGCAAAGCTGCAGCCGCTGCGGCACGGGCGTGCCCGAGCTCGACCCGCGGTGGTTCTCGTTCAATACGAAGCAGGGCCAATGCGAAGCCTGCGAAGGCACGGGCTTCACCCCCGTCGAATACGAGGACGATGTCCCCGATCCCTGCCCCACCTGCGAGGGTACTCGGCTCTCCGCCGTACCCCGACGCGTGCGGCTGCAGGGTGAAACGTACCCCGAGTTCGTCGGGCGCGATGTCGCCACGGCGCTCGCCGAGGCGCGCAAGTGGAAATTCCAGGGGCGCGATGCGGAGGTGGCGCGCGCGCCGCACGCGGAGCTTCTGCGACGGCTCGCGTTCGTGGTCGACGTGGGGCTCGGTTATCTGGCCATGGATCGCGCCGCAGCGACCCTCTCCGGCGGCGAGATGCAGCGCCTTCGCTTGAGCGCCCAACTCGGGAGCGGCCTGACCGGCGCGCTCTACGTGCTCGACGAGCCGACCATCGGCCTGCACCCGCGCGATACGAAGAACCTGCTCTCCAACTTGCGCGGCCTCGTCGACACGGGTTCCACCGTGGTCGTGGTGGAGCACGATGCCGAGACCATCCAAGCCGCCGATCACCTCATCGATCTCGGCCCCAGCGGGGGACGGCTCGGCGGGCATGTCGTCGCCGAAGGCCCTGCGCCGCGTGTGCTCGCCGATCCGCGTTCGCCCACCGGCCGCGCGCTCGTCGAAACCGCACGCGTGGCCCGCCCCAATCGACCTGCCGCGGACCGCTTCATCGAGCTCACCGGCGCCCGTGCGCACAATCTCCAAGGCGTGGACCTGCGCATCCCCGTGGGGCGCATGACGGTGGTCGCGGGGGTGAGCGGCTCCGGAAAGAGCACGCTGGTGCGCAAGGTCTTCTACCCTGCCCTGCGCCGCGAACTCGGGCTCGTCGGCGACGAACCGGGCACGTTCTCCGCGCTCAAGGGCGCGAAGCACGTGCGGCGCGCACTCGCGGTCGATCAGTCGCCCATCGGGCGCACGCCGCGTTCGGTGCCTGCGACCTTCCTCGGCATTTGGGACGACATCCGCCGCCTCTACGCCGGCCTTCCGGAGGCGAAGGTGCGCGGCTACACGCCCGGGCGCTTCTCCTTCAACGCGGGCAAGGGCGGACGTTGCCCCGCGTGCGAGGGCCAGGGCTCCATCGTCGCCGAGATGGCATTTCTCCCCGATGTGGTTTCACCCTGCGAGGCTTGCGGCGGGGCGCGCTTCGAGCCCGCCACGTTGGACATCCGCTACCTGGGGCTCACCATCGGCGACGTGCTGCACCTCTCGTGCGAGGATGCCGCGGGCGTCTTCCACGCGCACCCGAAGATTGCGCGCCCGCTCTCGACGCTCGTCGAGCTCGGGGTCGGCTACGTGCAGCTCGGCCAAGGTTCGAACACGCTCTCCGGCGGCGAAGCGCAACGCCTGAAGCTCGCCTCGGAGCTCACCGCCGGCATGGCCCACGAGCCCACGGTGTACGTGCTCGACGAGCCCACCACGGGCCTGCACCTCACGGACGTGCGCCGCCTCATCGCGACGCTCGAGCGCCTCGTCGAACGCGGCGACACCCTCGTCATCATCGAGCATCACCCCGACATGATCGCCTGCGCCGATTGGGTCGTCGAACTGGGTCCCGAGGGCGGCTCCGGCGGTGGCCAAATCGTCTTCGAGGGCACCCCGAAGCAACTCGCCAAGGCCAAAACCGCCACGGGCCGCTACTTCGCCCAGGAGAAGAAGGCAACGAAGTCGCGAGGCGAGGAGGGCTCACTCGCAAGCCCGTAG
- the lepB gene encoding signal peptidase I, with amino-acid sequence MSSSVHEQNDASGERERGDEERHVATASASNPGGGPPSHPTPSSGSPESEGTFSRLLRTLYFVLWFLLAPLLLACLTIWALTPPSGLEHEGTLGWLESLVREQPVPLGIALFAAFEMAFYAVRFRLPLSRHAHPPLRPDIPESLRTTFERARGLLDEAEIILARNEKAIARDLSLKEREKLRMELERLRDTMKAAPFNEEAFLEALVQADGEVDVRLGRWRKSEVREYIESILVAVAVAMALRAFVVEAFKIPSGSMIPTLMVGDHIFVNKFTYGPSIPWTHARVWKSLPPERGDVMVFAFPEHPEQDFIKRVIALPGDKLEAKSGHPWINGWEVPHCLVGTYSYSEFDTPTGRREGDLYIEYLGDEAFLTLYDHSGGGSDYQGPYYVKPGEVYVMGDNRNNSHDSRLWFGGQGGGVPYENIRGRALFVWFSVSDSGMAWSRLGAPVMGRPRLPQHSPQLDGAMAKCLRERPAQTNPPPPTFLRGEGE; translated from the coding sequence ATGAGTTCCTCCGTCCACGAACAAAACGACGCTTCTGGCGAGCGAGAGCGTGGCGACGAGGAACGGCACGTCGCTACGGCATCCGCGAGTAACCCGGGCGGTGGTCCGCCCAGCCATCCCACGCCATCCTCGGGCTCGCCGGAGTCCGAGGGCACGTTCTCGCGGCTGCTGCGCACGTTGTACTTCGTGCTGTGGTTCCTGTTGGCGCCGCTGCTGCTGGCCTGCCTGACGATCTGGGCATTGACCCCGCCGAGCGGGCTGGAGCACGAAGGTACGCTGGGGTGGCTCGAGTCCCTGGTGCGCGAGCAGCCGGTGCCGTTGGGCATCGCTCTGTTTGCCGCCTTCGAGATGGCGTTCTACGCGGTGCGCTTCCGCCTGCCGCTCTCGCGCCATGCGCACCCGCCGCTGCGGCCGGACATTCCCGAGAGCCTGCGCACCACCTTCGAGCGCGCACGCGGTCTTCTGGATGAGGCCGAGATCATCCTGGCGCGCAACGAGAAGGCCATCGCACGCGATCTCTCGCTGAAGGAGCGCGAGAAGCTCCGCATGGAGCTGGAGCGCCTGCGCGACACGATGAAGGCGGCGCCCTTCAACGAAGAGGCTTTCCTCGAGGCGCTCGTGCAGGCTGACGGCGAAGTCGACGTGCGCCTCGGCCGATGGCGCAAGAGCGAGGTGCGCGAGTACATCGAGTCGATTCTCGTGGCGGTGGCCGTGGCGATGGCCCTGCGCGCGTTCGTGGTGGAAGCGTTCAAGATCCCCAGCGGCTCGATGATCCCGACCTTGATGGTGGGCGATCACATCTTCGTGAACAAGTTCACCTACGGGCCGTCGATCCCGTGGACGCACGCGCGGGTGTGGAAGAGCCTTCCGCCCGAGCGCGGCGACGTGATGGTCTTCGCGTTTCCCGAGCACCCGGAGCAGGACTTCATCAAGCGCGTGATTGCCTTGCCGGGCGACAAGCTCGAGGCGAAGAGCGGTCATCCTTGGATCAACGGCTGGGAAGTGCCCCACTGCCTGGTGGGCACGTATTCGTACAGCGAGTTCGATACGCCCACGGGCCGCCGCGAGGGCGATCTGTACATCGAGTACCTCGGCGACGAGGCGTTCCTCACGCTCTACGATCACTCGGGCGGAGGCTCGGATTACCAAGGCCCGTATTACGTGAAGCCGGGCGAGGTTTACGTGATGGGCGACAACCGCAACAACAGCCATGACTCGCGTCTGTGGTTCGGCGGGCAGGGTGGCGGCGTCCCTTACGAGAACATCCGCGGGCGTGCGTTGTTCGTGTGGTTCAGCGTCTCGGACTCGGGCATGGCCTGGTCGCGCCTCGGCGCCCCCGTGATGGGACGGCCCCGGCTGCCGCAGCACTCGCCGCAGCTCGATGGAGCCATGGCCAAGTGCCTGCGCGAGCGCCCGGCCCAGACGAACCCGCCGCCGCCGACGTTCCTTCGAGGCGAGGGCGAATGA
- a CDS encoding protein kinase produces MSSLDPFRMIGKTLAGHFLVQSLVGEGRSSIVYKGLHIGPKKPVALKCYKLGSWLDAARAETFLKRFREESKAASQIGKENAAFVRGIGSGMTTSDEGVYIPYTVLEWLEGHSLAREVAERSQSGRPLTELLVRFEPAAKALAQAHEQKLVHGDLTLGSFFLVKSGGESPTKILDLGVAKVIRDLAREIAPGEAPQLIASPSHAAPEQFDPKLGDWGPPTDVYALALVLIEVMRGKEIPSTGEEKDFAAIALDPKKRPTPRSFGISVFDAVENAFAKAVALAPSERWSSVSEFWSELESAVRSEEPTRRVLPAEVLAEEESEEIEVPSTEPRPAVKPATDDTSPNGVLIDATGLAPSVPAAAPPPQTAAPAVAAPPERVSALPVPPPVAPVAAPAKSIPAPTRSSPSAAAGLVGVSKSTAPAASGSGGLFKIPPPTPTLSPSPKKLSEAGRITPAPPQPGDVAATGRASQPHAIPRPVVARSFPSTPAKPRSDLPPQPSKLATVTVPPVLTPLVSGTPATTGTPATSGRKPEPVEVRRDTPTMPIEPVSDVPRISPVERDAAPQAGPGAMEIKATPPPPPPEKVENGTDARVVREMVPPPKANVSVGDLPSVMVDEPEPRKDKDTRQRETVRIAMPNATQPNATSPVPWEAASANNALVAPTKEDSDSVVYPPRTVRRRRGLWGVALVSFLVVFVLGAIFIGLWHYSTELP; encoded by the coding sequence GTGAGCTCACTCGACCCCTTCCGCATGATTGGAAAGACTCTGGCGGGTCACTTTCTCGTCCAGAGCTTGGTCGGGGAAGGACGCTCCAGCATCGTCTACAAAGGCCTGCACATCGGGCCGAAAAAGCCCGTCGCGCTCAAGTGCTACAAGCTTGGCTCGTGGCTGGACGCCGCCCGCGCGGAGACGTTTCTCAAGCGGTTCCGTGAGGAGAGCAAGGCTGCCTCGCAGATCGGCAAGGAGAACGCGGCCTTCGTGCGCGGCATCGGCAGCGGGATGACCACCAGCGACGAAGGCGTGTACATCCCGTACACCGTCCTCGAGTGGCTCGAGGGTCACTCGCTCGCGCGCGAGGTGGCGGAGCGCAGCCAATCGGGACGCCCGCTCACGGAGCTGCTCGTTCGGTTCGAGCCGGCAGCCAAGGCGTTGGCGCAGGCGCACGAGCAGAAGCTCGTCCACGGTGATTTGACCCTGGGGAGCTTCTTCCTGGTCAAGTCGGGTGGGGAGTCGCCGACGAAGATTCTCGATCTGGGCGTGGCCAAGGTGATCCGCGATCTCGCGCGCGAGATCGCTCCGGGCGAGGCGCCGCAGTTGATCGCGTCGCCGTCGCATGCGGCGCCGGAGCAGTTCGATCCCAAGTTGGGCGACTGGGGCCCGCCGACGGACGTGTATGCGCTCGCCTTGGTGCTCATCGAGGTGATGCGCGGGAAGGAAATTCCTTCCACGGGCGAGGAGAAGGACTTCGCGGCGATCGCGCTGGATCCGAAGAAGCGGCCCACGCCGCGGTCGTTCGGGATCTCGGTGTTCGACGCGGTGGAGAACGCGTTCGCCAAGGCCGTCGCACTGGCTCCGTCGGAGCGATGGTCGAGCGTGTCGGAGTTCTGGTCGGAGCTGGAAAGCGCGGTGCGCTCGGAGGAACCGACGCGGCGCGTGCTCCCGGCCGAGGTGCTCGCCGAGGAGGAGTCGGAGGAGATCGAGGTTCCATCGACGGAGCCGCGCCCCGCGGTGAAGCCCGCGACGGATGACACGTCGCCGAACGGTGTGTTGATCGATGCGACGGGCCTCGCGCCTTCGGTTCCGGCAGCCGCGCCCCCGCCGCAGACTGCGGCGCCGGCGGTTGCGGCGCCGCCGGAGCGCGTGTCGGCGTTGCCGGTGCCTCCTCCCGTCGCTCCTGTTGCAGCGCCGGCGAAGTCGATCCCTGCGCCGACGCGATCGTCGCCTTCGGCGGCGGCAGGGCTCGTGGGGGTAAGCAAATCGACGGCGCCTGCGGCATCCGGATCGGGCGGGCTGTTCAAGATTCCGCCGCCGACGCCCACCCTTTCGCCTTCGCCGAAGAAGCTGAGCGAGGCGGGGAGGATTACACCGGCTCCTCCGCAGCCGGGTGATGTCGCCGCCACCGGGCGCGCGTCGCAGCCGCATGCCATTCCGCGACCGGTGGTCGCACGCAGCTTCCCGTCGACGCCGGCGAAACCGCGTTCGGATCTTCCGCCGCAGCCGTCCAAGCTGGCGACGGTCACCGTGCCCCCGGTCCTCACACCTCTCGTTTCGGGCACGCCGGCTACGACAGGCACGCCCGCGACGTCGGGGCGCAAGCCGGAGCCGGTGGAGGTGCGGCGCGACACGCCGACGATGCCCATCGAACCGGTGTCGGATGTGCCGCGCATTTCACCGGTGGAGAGAGATGCGGCCCCCCAAGCCGGGCCTGGGGCCATGGAGATCAAGGCGACGCCGCCGCCTCCGCCGCCCGAAAAGGTGGAGAACGGGACCGATGCGCGCGTCGTGCGTGAGATGGTGCCGCCGCCGAAGGCCAATGTCTCCGTGGGTGATCTGCCCTCGGTGATGGTGGACGAGCCCGAGCCGCGGAAGGACAAAGACACGCGGCAGCGCGAAACGGTGCGCATCGCCATGCCCAACGCGACGCAGCCCAACGCAACGTCGCCGGTGCCTTGGGAGGCCGCCAGTGCGAACAACGCTTTGGTGGCACCGACCAAAGAAGATTCGGACTCTGTCGTCTATCCGCCGCGCACGGTGCGCAGGCGTCGTGGGTTGTGGGGCGTGGCGTTGGTCAGCTTCCTCGTCGTCTTCGTGCTCGGTGCCATCTTCATTGGCCTTTGGCACTACTCGACCGAGTTGCCCTGA
- a CDS encoding NAD(P)-dependent glycerol-3-phosphate dehydrogenase has translation MGKVAVLGAGAWGTALAKVLAEKGDRVLVWSRRADLAEQINRTRENGRYLPGAHLPDSLQATSNLAEAIDGCDMIVFVAPSHATRDVARLAAPHVKEGMLIVSATKGIENDTLEFMDEVLVHELPAHAGPNLAFLSGPSFAKELAAHLPTAVVIAARDEAVRHRVMQRFHLPYLRLYASEDVVGVECGGALKNVIALAAGAVDGLGLGHNTRAALITRGLAEIARLSMARGGSALTLAGLAGMGDLVLTCTGELSRNRTVGMELGKGRKLTDILRALGHVAEGVRTTKSARDLSVKMGVDMPITREVYNVLYEGKSVEKGVVDLMSLPLGPEFSPSSS, from the coding sequence ATGGGAAAAGTGGCGGTGCTAGGGGCGGGCGCGTGGGGCACTGCGCTCGCAAAGGTGTTGGCTGAAAAGGGAGATCGCGTGCTCGTCTGGAGCCGCCGTGCGGATCTGGCAGAGCAGATCAACCGGACGCGCGAGAACGGGCGCTACCTTCCAGGTGCGCACCTGCCGGACTCCCTCCAGGCAACGAGCAACCTCGCCGAAGCCATCGACGGATGCGACATGATCGTGTTCGTCGCCCCCAGCCATGCCACGCGCGATGTCGCGCGTCTCGCCGCGCCGCACGTGAAGGAAGGCATGCTCATCGTGAGCGCCACCAAAGGCATCGAGAACGACACCCTGGAGTTCATGGACGAGGTGCTCGTTCACGAATTGCCGGCGCACGCCGGACCGAACCTGGCGTTCTTGAGCGGGCCGAGCTTCGCCAAAGAGCTCGCGGCGCACCTCCCGACCGCTGTGGTCATCGCCGCACGCGATGAGGCCGTGCGCCATCGGGTCATGCAGCGCTTTCACCTCCCCTACTTGCGTCTCTACGCCAGCGAGGACGTGGTCGGCGTGGAGTGCGGCGGCGCGCTCAAGAACGTGATCGCGCTGGCCGCCGGTGCGGTGGACGGGCTCGGACTCGGGCACAACACACGCGCAGCGCTCATCACGCGCGGCCTGGCGGAAATCGCGCGCCTCTCGATGGCGCGCGGAGGTTCAGCGCTCACCTTGGCGGGCCTCGCCGGCATGGGTGACCTGGTGCTCACCTGTACCGGAGAACTGTCGCGAAACCGCACCGTGGGGATGGAGCTCGGGAAAGGTCGCAAGCTCACGGACATCCTCCGCGCATTGGGTCACGTGGCCGAGGGCGTGCGCACAACGAAGAGCGCCCGCGACTTGAGCGTGAAGATGGGTGTAGATATGCCAATCACGCGCGAAGTTTACAATGTACTTTATGAAGGGAAATCCGTGGAAAAGGGCGTTGTCGATCTGATGTCCCTTCCACTTGGACCCGAATTTTCCCCTTCGTCGAGCTGA